The window ATTTAGACATCTTCTGGTTGTCTGCGCCCAATATAACCCCGTGATTTCTACGCACAGTAAACGGCTCACCGAACTCCAACAAACCAAGATCACACATCGCCTTGGTAAAAAATCTGGAATACAGAAGATGCATCGTATTGTGCTCCGTGCCACCGACATAAATATCGACAGGCAGCCATTGTTTCATTTTGATCGGATCAGCAAATGTTTTTTTGTTTTTGGGGTCAGTGTAACGCAAAAAATACCATGACGAATCCACAAAAGTATCCATGGTATCGGTTTCCCGTTCGGCCTCACCGCCGCAATTTGGACATTTAACATTGAGCCAGTCTGTTGCTTTGGTTAATGGCGAATGACCGTCTGCGCTTGGTTTATAATCCTCCAATTTTGGCAGTTTGACCGGCAAATCTTTTTCGGGCACGGGTCTGTAGCCACACCTGCCGCAATTTATCATGGGAATCGGCGTTCCCCAGTAACGCTGACGCGATAAAACCCAATCATGAAGTTTGTAGTTGTTTTTAAATTCAGCCAAACCTTTTTCTTTGAGTTTTTCCACTATTTCCTCTCGCGCGTCAGCCGAGGTAAAACCGGTAAACGTATCTGACTCAACCAAGGTGCCTTCGCCAACAAAAGCAGCTTTCTTAAAATCCCACTCCATATTCGGTCTTACTACGATCTTAACGGGCAAATCAAACCTTTTGGCAAATTCAAAGTCTCGGTCGTCGTGAGCCGGCACAGCCATCACCGCTCCGGTGCCATACCAACCGATTACGTAATCAGAAACCCAAATCGGCACCCTTTCGTTGTTTATCGGATTAACAGCGTGGGCACCGGTAAAAACACCGGTTTTTCCCTTTTCCAGGCTAGTGCGTTCCAGTTCAGATTTTTTCTTTGTTTCCTCTAAATACTTACTGACAGAATCAAGATACTGGTCCTTGGTAAGTTTGGTAACCAACGGATGTTCAGGTGCAAGCACCACATAAGTTGCCCCATACAAAGTATCGGCCCTGGTTGTAAAAACTTTTATTGTCTCCGTTGAATTGGGCAATAAGAAACGGACTTCGGCCCCGCGCGAACGGCCAATCCAGTTACGCTGAGCGGTTTTGGTAACCTCGGGCCAATCCGCCTTTTCAAGGTCGTCAATTAATCTGTCGGCATAGTCAGTAATTTTATACATCCACTGGAACATTTCTTTTCGTATAACTTCCGTACCGCAACGATCACAACAGCCATCAACCACCTGTTCATTTGCCAAAACAGTCTTATCATTAGGACACCAATTAACCAGGGTCTTCGCCCGATAAGCCAAACCCTTTTTATAAAACTGCAAAAAAATCCATTGAGTCCATTTGTAATAATCCGTATCAATAGTTGATATTGTCCGCGACCAATCAAAAGACGCCCCCATGCTCTTGAGCTGTTTGGTCATGTAAGAGATATTCTTTTTAGTCCAGTCCTCTGGCTGAAGGTTATTTTTTATGGCTGCATTTTCAGCTGGCAAGCCGAAAGCGTCAAAACCGATTGGATACATGACATTCTTGCCTTTCATGCGCCAATATCGGGCAGCGATATCGGGCACTGAAAACGCATACCAATGGCCAACGTGGAGATTGCCGGAAGGGTACGGAAACTCCGTCAAAAAATAAAGATTCCCTTTGGATTTCACTGTATCTGACGCAGTAAAAAGTTTCTTGGTATCCCAGTATCTTTGCCATTTTTTTTCAATAAGTTGTGGATTATATTTTTTCATAATTTTCTTAATTTAAGGAGGTTCATAAGTCAACATTTTATTATTTTTACTCGCATGATACCCTGCAAGTAGAACCTATACAATAAAACAAGCGGAGAAAACATGGATAGTGATGAATCAACCGACTTGATAAATTGGGCTCATGTTAAACATATTAGTGAAATAAGCCGCGAGGATCAAGAAAAAGCATTTGAAATCCGCGATAAAATAAACCTCATATTAGAAACGTGTCTCCTGTTGCCAGCAGAAGAAACCAAACTACAAATAAAACAAGTGGCTAACCTAAGAAAGGAAATAGAAAAATTAGGATTTTTCATAAATATTGAATATGCAGAAGATGACTACAAACGTTTAATAGCAACAATCCGCCTTTATACTCTCAAATGTAAAACCGAAATTGTTAACTAACTAGATAAAAAATAATCTTCTGATATTCTCGCTGGTCTGTGTTTCAATATTTTCTAGCTTATCGCCCCTCAATTGGGCGATTTTTTTAGCAACTTCGATTATGTATGCCGGCTCGTTGCGCTGGCCACGATATGGTTCCGGGGTCAGATACGGCGCATCAGTTTCCAACAATATCATATCTGGCGATGCGTACTTTACCACCCCATCATACTGTTTAGCGAACGTAACTATACCGTTGAAACCAAGACACAAGCCCAAATTCAAAAACTGTTTCGCATCATCCAGACTACCCGTATAGGAATGCACCACTCCCCCATTTTTGGCATAACCATTCCTTAGAATATCGATCATCTGCGGATATGCTCTGCCCGTACTGCCAGCTTTGGAATCACGGCAGTGCAAAATAATCGGCTTTTTTAATTTATCGGCAAGTTCTAACTGCTTTATAAATCTTTCTTTTTGCAACTTTTGATCTTCAGGATTTTCGGTTCTGTAATAATCCAGCCCGATCTCGCCCATCGCTACAACCTTGGACATTTTTAATAACTCTTCATACGCTTTTTCGTCAAAACTTTCATTTAAATTATCATTCGGGTGCAAACCAACTGTCGCCCAAATACCGTCATATTCTGCCGCCAGTTCAATTCCTTTTCGTGATGTTTCAAGATCCGTCCCAACGCAAATCATTTGGATTCCAGCATCCAACGCGCGCTTGATAACTTCCTTTCGGTCTTGGTCGTATTGAGAAAACTGCGGATGGCAATGTGAATCTGTTATCGTCATTTTAACCTTGGAAACAACGGCTCTGTTTTTGTTACAATAAACTTCTGCCCCGCCAATTTATCGACTTGCGATGTCGAAAGATTAAACCCAAAGGCATTGCCTATTTTTTGTGAAGTTTCAGGTAAAAACGGCTCTGAAAGTTTTGCTCCATTTATTATGACAGCAACAAGGCTCGTAATGGTTTTGAGAAAATGCTCCGGATGATCGGCTAAATCCGCCCACGGCTTTTTCTCGTCAATATAGGCATTGGCAAAAGTAAAAAGATCCCAAATACGCGTTAATGCTTCGTGCAATTTAAATTCTTCTATCGCTTTATGGTAATCTTTTCTTGTTTTTTCAATCTTCGCTCCGACTTCTTTGTCAAAAAATTTATCATCAAAATTCAACTCGCCTTCAAGTTTTGTTTCAATCAATTTGGCCACGCGACTAATGAGATTGCCAAGATTATTCGCCAAATCACCATTGTATCTGTCCTCAAGTTTTTTATATGAAAAATCGCCGTCTTCTGTTGTCGGTATCTCTCGAAGCAGATAATAGCGCACCGGATCAATACCATATTTGCTAATGGCATCTTTGGGCGAGACCACATTTCCAAGAGATTTACTTATTTTTTCACCGTCAATTGAAACATAGCCATGGATATATATCGACTTGGGCAATGACAAGCCGGCAGACAAAAGCATGGCTGGCCAGTAAATCGCGTGAAAACGTAAAATTCCCTTACCTATAACGTGAGTATCGGCCGGCCACCATTTTTTAAAATTCTCCTCATCTCGGCCATACCCAACTGCCG is drawn from Candidatus Yanofskybacteria bacterium and contains these coding sequences:
- a CDS encoding leucine--tRNA ligase, coding for MKKYNPQLIEKKWQRYWDTKKLFTASDTVKSKGNLYFLTEFPYPSGNLHVGHWYAFSVPDIAARYWRMKGKNVMYPIGFDAFGLPAENAAIKNNLQPEDWTKKNISYMTKQLKSMGASFDWSRTISTIDTDYYKWTQWIFLQFYKKGLAYRAKTLVNWCPNDKTVLANEQVVDGCCDRCGTEVIRKEMFQWMYKITDYADRLIDDLEKADWPEVTKTAQRNWIGRSRGAEVRFLLPNSTETIKVFTTRADTLYGATYVVLAPEHPLVTKLTKDQYLDSVSKYLEETKKKSELERTSLEKGKTGVFTGAHAVNPINNERVPIWVSDYVIGWYGTGAVMAVPAHDDRDFEFAKRFDLPVKIVVRPNMEWDFKKAAFVGEGTLVESDTFTGFTSADAREEIVEKLKEKGLAEFKNNYKLHDWVLSRQRYWGTPIPMINCGRCGYRPVPEKDLPVKLPKLEDYKPSADGHSPLTKATDWLNVKCPNCGGEAERETDTMDTFVDSSWYFLRYTDPKNKKTFADPIKMKQWLPVDIYVGGTEHNTMHLLYSRFFTKAMCDLGLLEFGEPFTVRRNHGVILGADNQKMSKSRGNVVDPDDLVKKYGSDAVRMYLAFMGPYEQGGPWNFGGIVGVYRFLNRVWNFVNTRRFVSKTHDQVAAKIISSAIKKIGKDIENLRFNIGVSELMKTANSLEGLPSDVEISKDSIKTFIILFAPFAPHFAEELWTDVLKNKKSIHLEKWPEYDPKLIVEDVIKLVVQVNGRTRDIIEVPVGLGEAVVRETALASEKIKKHIGLKEIRKFIYIPDRLVNFVI
- a CDS encoding methionine--tRNA ligase, with translation MNKFYVTTAIPYPNGNPHVGFGLEIVQADVLARYHRALGNDVWFLTGVDEHGLKVYRSAQMEGISFQKYVDRNSAEFAKLKEILNISYDDFIRTSDRTRHWPGAQKLWRACAEDIYAKEYEGLYCVGCEAFVNKKDLIDGECPEHHSRPEKVKEKNYFFKLTKYKKKISELIKSGELKIVPENRGHEILNLLNDAEDFSVSRPIEKISWGIPVPDDTTQVQYVWFDALANYITAVGYGRDEENFKKWWPADTHVIGKGILRFHAIYWPAMLLSAGLSLPKSIYIHGYVSIDGEKISKSLGNVVSPKDAISKYGIDPVRYYLLREIPTTEDGDFSYKKLEDRYNGDLANNLGNLISRVAKLIETKLEGELNFDDKFFDKEVGAKIEKTRKDYHKAIEEFKLHEALTRIWDLFTFANAYIDEKKPWADLADHPEHFLKTITSLVAVIINGAKLSEPFLPETSQKIGNAFGFNLSTSQVDKLAGQKFIVTKTEPLFPRLK
- a CDS encoding TatD family hydrolase → MTITDSHCHPQFSQYDQDRKEVIKRALDAGIQMICVGTDLETSRKGIELAAEYDGIWATVGLHPNDNLNESFDEKAYEELLKMSKVVAMGEIGLDYYRTENPEDQKLQKERFIKQLELADKLKKPIILHCRDSKAGSTGRAYPQMIDILRNGYAKNGGVVHSYTGSLDDAKQFLNLGLCLGFNGIVTFAKQYDGVVKYASPDMILLETDAPYLTPEPYRGQRNEPAYIIEVAKKIAQLRGDKLENIETQTSENIRRLFFI